One Ethanoligenens harbinense YUAN-3 genomic window carries:
- a CDS encoding OsmC family protein: MKEGNDMVTSISEQARYKTRVEGNHALQVYADVSEQKGGKSNGFRPHDLLCASLAACLNITVRMLLEELALSYDSVKVVVDLKRENPLKTTFLYHVDIEGKMSEDMKETVIKKAADCSIHQTLSGPISFEQVSSL; the protein is encoded by the coding sequence ATGAAAGAAGGAAATGATATGGTGACATCCATTTCGGAGCAAGCGCGGTATAAAACCCGTGTGGAAGGAAACCACGCTCTGCAAGTATATGCGGATGTATCGGAGCAAAAAGGAGGAAAGAGTAATGGATTCCGCCCGCACGACTTGTTATGCGCCAGTTTGGCGGCTTGTTTGAATATTACGGTGCGCATGCTTTTGGAAGAGTTGGCGCTTTCATATGACTCGGTAAAAGTCGTTGTGGATTTAAAGCGCGAAAATCCCCTCAAAACTACTTTCCTTTATCATGTAGATATTGAGGGAAAAATGAGTGAAGATATGAAAGAAACCGTTATTAAAAAAGCCGCCGACTGCTCGATCCATCAGACACTGTCTGGTCCAATCTCTTTTGAGCAAGTGAGTTCTTTATAA
- a CDS encoding class I SAM-dependent methyltransferase, whose translation MNTDNATAHASKNYDVQIRQTIPYYNAFHQQSIELVSVYNPHPHIWIDTGCGTGTLVLKFLPVFPHTQFVLADPSAQMLEIAKEKLSSYAPQVSLLSPVKTQNLSLNQKADVITAVQSHHYLSHVERKQAVENCYDLLANSGIFIVFENISPESQTGIHLGKQMWGNHQIAGGKSMEEVQSHLERFGRSYYPISVAEHLALYKECGFRSVEILWYSYMQAGFYCIK comes from the coding sequence ATGAATACTGACAACGCAACGGCCCATGCGTCTAAAAATTACGATGTGCAGATCCGGCAAACAATTCCGTATTACAATGCATTCCATCAGCAAAGCATCGAATTGGTATCTGTTTACAATCCACATCCACATATCTGGATTGATACCGGATGCGGAACGGGCACTCTGGTTTTAAAATTTCTGCCCGTTTTTCCACATACACAGTTTGTTCTTGCTGATCCGTCCGCCCAAATGCTTGAAATCGCCAAAGAAAAATTGTCTTCGTATGCGCCGCAGGTTTCTTTATTGAGCCCGGTTAAAACGCAGAACCTTTCATTAAACCAGAAAGCGGATGTTATCACGGCAGTTCAGTCTCACCATTATCTTTCCCATGTGGAGCGCAAACAGGCCGTGGAAAATTGCTATGATTTGTTGGCAAATTCCGGAATCTTCATTGTTTTTGAAAATATTTCACCCGAATCACAAACCGGTATTCATCTTGGCAAACAGATGTGGGGGAATCATCAAATCGCCGGCGGAAAAAGCATGGAGGAAGTTCAATCCCATCTGGAACGGTTTGGCCGCAGCTATTATCCCATTTCTGTTGCAGAGCATTTAGCTTTATACAAAGAGTGCGGATTTAGGAGCGTGGAAATATTATGGTACTCCTATATGCAGGCCGGATTCTATTGCATTAAATAG
- a CDS encoding anti-sigma-I factor RsgI family protein: METIFKSAVSHIRAKENTKRKTEEYLMEHLLTVSSASGSARIKTRLIKQVVAVACAAVLVCATSIGAYAYYNKTPTSYLSLDINPSVELGVNTFGKVISITAYNNDGKTILDGQNVMGSDVKNAVNTLVKSAMQKGFVAKDGSTVIAVTSETDNHTTADALQDAAEQGADSAVESGDDTATIQKENVALERRDEARKLGITPGKLNLIQKLQVLDPSITVDAYKDAKVTDITKKFVELKKETLSNQGNDGDNSSSSPVSEHSKAASQTSSNESEKASEAQSHAQSDNSKSDQNAKTKPDAGTSSSSIASNRSGSDTDTDTNTEESSNASNGNHAGATSNANHGHDVANSHKK, from the coding sequence ATGGAAACTATTTTTAAGTCGGCTGTAAGTCACATTCGAGCTAAAGAAAACACAAAAAGAAAAACGGAGGAATACCTGATGGAACATTTACTGACCGTCTCATCCGCTTCAGGCTCGGCCAGGATAAAGACGCGTCTGATAAAACAAGTGGTCGCGGTGGCCTGCGCAGCAGTTTTGGTGTGCGCAACTTCGATCGGTGCATATGCATATTATAATAAGACTCCCACATCCTACTTAAGCCTGGATATTAACCCCAGTGTAGAGCTTGGCGTGAATACTTTCGGTAAGGTTATCTCCATAACGGCCTATAACAACGACGGTAAAACAATTCTTGATGGACAAAATGTAATGGGCTCAGATGTAAAAAACGCTGTCAACACATTGGTCAAATCGGCCATGCAAAAAGGCTTTGTTGCAAAAGATGGGTCAACCGTTATCGCCGTCACCTCTGAAACCGACAACCACACAACGGCTGATGCACTCCAAGACGCCGCCGAGCAGGGTGCCGATTCCGCCGTGGAATCGGGGGACGATACTGCGACGATTCAAAAAGAAAATGTTGCCCTTGAACGGCGGGATGAAGCCCGCAAGCTGGGGATTACACCCGGCAAGCTCAATCTGATCCAGAAACTTCAGGTGCTTGATCCTTCCATTACAGTTGACGCGTATAAAGATGCGAAAGTAACGGATATTACGAAGAAATTCGTAGAACTCAAAAAAGAAACCCTATCGAATCAAGGAAATGACGGCGACAATTCATCTTCGTCCCCTGTCAGCGAACATTCCAAAGCCGCTTCCCAGACGTCTTCAAATGAAAGCGAAAAAGCATCTGAAGCACAGTCACATGCTCAATCGGACAACAGCAAATCCGATCAGAACGCAAAGACAAAACCGGATGCAGGCACCTCATCTTCAAGCATTGCAAGCAACCGGTCCGGAAGCGATACCGATACCGATACAAATACTGAAGAATCCAGCAACGCGTCAAACGGCAATCATGCGGGAGCAACCAGCAATGCAAACCATGGTCATGATGTTGCGAACTCACACAAAAAGTAA